In the genome of Natronorubrum daqingense, the window CGCAGTGCGTTGTGCGCGCGGTCGATGCCGACGATCATCTCGACGAGTTCCTCGCCTTCCGCCCGATCGATCGGTGCCGACTCGAGGCGTTCGACGAGTCGTTTTCGCTCGTCAGTTAGCTTCAGTTCCGTCTCCCGGAGCACCGGCTTCACGTCGTCCGGGACGCCGTCGACCTTGCGCGTCTCGATGAGGAACTCCTCGAGTGGGAGTTGTGCTTCTCCGACAGTGATGGTGTCCGGCAGTTCCTGTCCGATGGTCGCACTCTGGCTATTCGCCCGCTCGAGGAGTGTTCGTCGTTCGGTCGTATCCATCATCGTGATCGTATCGACTGGCCGAGTGGCTCAGTCCACTGCTGGCCGAATGGTTCGGTCCATTGCCGGCTGGGTGACTCGATCCAGCGACCTTCTCGATAGTGACTCATCCAGTGCAATAAGCTATGTCTTTTGAGAAATAACTACTGACTAATACAAACTATGGAGACGATCGATATTTCCAACGTGACGAAACGATACGGGTCGGAGACCGCGCTCGAGGACTTGTCCCTCACCGTCCAACGCGGCGAAATATACGGCTTCCTCGGCCCGAACGGAGCCGGCAAGTCGACGACGATTAACTTGCTCCTCGACTTCATCCGTCCCACGAGCGGCGACGTCCGCGTCTTCGGCCTCGACGCTACCGACGACACCCTCGAGATTCGGTCTCGAACCGGAATCCTGCCAGAAGGCGTCGCGTGTTACGATCGACTGACTGGTCGCCAGCACGTCGAGTTCGCCATCGAATCGAACGATGCTGGCGACGATCCGGACGACCTCCTCGAGCGAGTCGGGATCGCCGACGCGGCCGACCAGAAAGCCGGCGGCTACTCGAAGGGAATGGCCCAGCGACTCATGCTCGCGACGGCGCTCGTGGGCGAACCGGATCTCCTCATCCTCGACGAGCCGTCGACGGGACTCGACCCCAACGGCGCTCGCGAGATGCGCGAGATCATCCGCGAGGAGAACGCTCGTGGTGCGACGGTCTTTTTCTCCTCGCACGTCCTCGGCCAGGTCGAAGCCGTTTGCGACCGAGTGGGAATCCTCCGAGACGGCCAGTTGATCGCCGAGGATACCGTCGACGGCCTTCGAGACTCGATGCCGAATCAGACCCAACTCCGTCTCCATCTCGATCGAATTCCCGAGGACGCTTCGGCCGCACGGGCGGCGCTCGAGTCGCTCGAGGGGGTCTCGAGGGTGACGACGGACGGATCGACGGTCGTCGTCACCTGTGGAGACGGTACGAAGACG includes:
- a CDS encoding DUF5788 family protein; the encoded protein is MDTTERRTLLERANSQSATIGQELPDTITVGEAQLPLEEFLIETRKVDGVPDDVKPVLRETELKLTDERKRLVERLESAPIDRAEGEELVEMIVGIDRAHNALRSLRRDRFAEEARTASLDGHERWLEFVNSIRR
- a CDS encoding ABC transporter ATP-binding protein — protein: METIDISNVTKRYGSETALEDLSLTVQRGEIYGFLGPNGAGKSTTINLLLDFIRPTSGDVRVFGLDATDDTLEIRSRTGILPEGVACYDRLTGRQHVEFAIESNDAGDDPDDLLERVGIADAADQKAGGYSKGMAQRLMLATALVGEPDLLILDEPSTGLDPNGAREMREIIREENARGATVFFSSHVLGQVEAVCDRVGILRDGQLIAEDTVDGLRDSMPNQTQLRLHLDRIPEDASAARAALESLEGVSRVTTDGSTVVVTCGDGTKTTVMRTIEEYGVTVEDFATDESSLEDLFVAYTEGDARGVAQ